The following are encoded together in the Bos taurus isolate L1 Dominette 01449 registration number 42190680 breed Hereford chromosome 10, ARS-UCD2.0, whole genome shotgun sequence genome:
- the MDP1 gene encoding magnesium-dependent phosphatase 1 isoform X1: protein MARLPKLAVFDLDYTLWPFWVDTHVDPPFHKNSDGTVRDRRGQSIQLYPEVPEVLERLRGLGVPIAAASRTGEVEGANQLLELFDLVRYFVHREIYPGSKVTHFERLQRKTGVPFSQMIFFDDEKRNIVDVSKLGTKWCYLHSCPAWNEPSNPNSRIRCIHKGPSWTLRSSHLRHRTERKSGGHFQVHL from the exons ATGGCGCGACTCCCCAAACTCGCAGTCTTCGATCTAG ATTACACGCTCTGGCCGTTCTGGGTGGACACGCACGTAGACCCCCCGTTCCACAAGAACAG TGACGGAACTGTACGAGATAGGCGGGGCCAGAGCATCCAACTGTACCCTGAGGTGCCTGAGGTCCTGGAACGATTGCGGGGCCTGGGAGTACCCATCGCGGCCGCTTCACG GACAGGTGAGGTTGAAGGAGCCAACCAGCTGCTGGAGCTCTTTGACCTTGTCAGATACTTTGTTCATCGGGAAATCTATCCAGGCAGCAAAGTCACGCACTTTGAGAG GTTGCAGCGGAAGACTGGAGTTCCTTTCTCTCAGATGATCTTCTTTGATGATGAGAAGAGGAACATCGTAGATGTCAGCAAATTGGGTACTAAGTG gtGTTACCTGCATTCATGTCCAGCATGGAATGAGCCTTCAAACCCTAACTCAAGGATTAGATGCATTCACAAAGGCCCAAGCTGGACTCTGAGGTCCAGTCATTTGAGGCAcagaactgaaaggaaatcaggAGGGCATTTTCAGGTCCATTTGTAA
- the TSSK4 gene encoding testis-specific serine/threonine-protein kinase 4 isoform X2, with product MGKGDMEAPPTSAYRSVMEEYGYEVGKVIGNGSYGTVYEAYYTKQKVMVAVKIISKKKASEDYLNKFLPREIQVMKVLRHKYLINFYQAIETTSRVYIILELAQGGDVLEWIQRYGACSEPLAGKWFSQLTLGIAYLHSKGIVHRLSAAGRDLKLENLLLDKRENVKISDFGFAKMVPSNQSVRNSPSYRQMNCFSHLSQTYCGSFAYACPEILLGLPYNPFLSDTWSMGVILYTLVVARLPFDDTNLKKLLKETQKEVTFPPNYAISQECKVQLLIACVAQ from the exons ATGGGGAAGGGAGACATGGAAGCACCACCCACCTCGGCCTACCGCTCTGTCATGGAGGAGTATGGTTACGAAGTGGGCAAAGTCATTGGCAATGGCTCCTACGGGACAGTGTATGAGGCTTACTACACAAAGCAGAAGGTCATGGTGGCCGTCAAGATCATCTCGAAGAAGAAGGCCTCTGAGGACTATCTTAACAAGTTCCTGCCCCGTGAGATACAG GTGATGAAGGTCCTGCGGCACAAGTATCTCATCAACTTCTATCAGGCCATCGAGACCACATCCCGGGTCTACATCATTCTGGAGCTGGCTCAGGGTGGTGACGTTCTTGAGTGGATCCAGCGCTACGGGGCCTGCTCTGAGCCCCTTGCTGGAAAGTGGTTCTCCCAGCTGACCCTGGGCATCGCCTACCTGCACAGCAAAGGCATCGTGCACCG CCTTTCTGCTGCTGGTAGGGACTTAAAGTTGGAGAACCTGCTGCTGGACAAGCGGGAGAACGTGAAGATATCGGACTTTGGCTTCGCCAAGATGGTGCCTTCCAACCAGTCTGTGCGGAATAGCCCTTCCTACCGCCAAATGAACTGCTTCAGCCACCTCAGCCAGACCTACTGTGGCAGCTTTGCTTATGCCTGCCCAGAGATCTTGCTAGGCTTGCCCTACAACCCCTTCCTGTCTGACACCTGGAGCATGGGCGTCATCCTCTACACTCTGGTGGTCGCCCGTCTACCCTTTGATGACACCAATCTCAAGAAGCTGCTGAAAGAGACTCAGAAGGAGGTCACTTTTCCACCTAACTATGCCATCTCCCAGGAGTGCAAG GTCCAGCTGCTCATTGCCTGTGTGGCACAGTAG
- the MDP1 gene encoding magnesium-dependent phosphatase 1 isoform X2 → MARLPKLAVFDLDYTLWPFWVDTHVDPPFHKNRTGEVEGANQLLELFDLVRYFVHREIYPGSKVTHFERLQRKTGVPFSQMIFFDDEKRNIVDVSKLGTKWCYLHSCPAWNEPSNPNSRIRCIHKGPSWTLRSSHLRHRTERKSGGHFQVHL, encoded by the exons ATGGCGCGACTCCCCAAACTCGCAGTCTTCGATCTAG ATTACACGCTCTGGCCGTTCTGGGTGGACACGCACGTAGACCCCCCGTTCCACAAGAACAG GACAGGTGAGGTTGAAGGAGCCAACCAGCTGCTGGAGCTCTTTGACCTTGTCAGATACTTTGTTCATCGGGAAATCTATCCAGGCAGCAAAGTCACGCACTTTGAGAG GTTGCAGCGGAAGACTGGAGTTCCTTTCTCTCAGATGATCTTCTTTGATGATGAGAAGAGGAACATCGTAGATGTCAGCAAATTGGGTACTAAGTG gtGTTACCTGCATTCATGTCCAGCATGGAATGAGCCTTCAAACCCTAACTCAAGGATTAGATGCATTCACAAAGGCCCAAGCTGGACTCTGAGGTCCAGTCATTTGAGGCAcagaactgaaaggaaatcaggAGGGCATTTTCAGGTCCATTTGTAA
- the CHMP4A gene encoding charged multivesicular body protein 4a has product MSGLGRLFGRGKKEKGPTPEEAIQKLKETEKILIKKQEFLEQKIEQELQAAKKHGTKNKRAALQALRRKKRLEQQLAQTDGTLSTLEFQREAIENATTNAEVLRTMELAAQGLKKAYQDMDIDKVDELMADITEQQEVAQQISDAISRPVGFGDDVDEDELLEELEELEQEELARELLHVGDEEEEPPVALPSAPSTHLPAEPAPKADEDEAELKQLAEWVS; this is encoded by the exons ATGAGTGGGCTTGGCCGGCTGTTCGGGAGGG gaaagaaggagaaggggccaaccCCTGAAGAGGCAATACAGAAACTGAAGGAGACGGAGAAGATATTGATCAAGAAACAGGAATTTCTGGAGCAGAAGATTGAACAGGAGCTACAAGCTGCCAAGAAGCATGGGACCAAGAACAAGAGAG CTGCCCTACAGGCTTTGCGGAGGAAGAAAAGGTTGGAACAGCAGCTGGCACAAACCGACGGGACATTATCCACCCTGGAATTTCAGCGTGAGGCCATTGAGAATGCCACCACCAATGCAGAAGTGCTTCGTACCATGGAGCTTGCTGCCCAAGGCTTGAAGAAGGCCTACCAGGACAT GGACATTGACAAGGTGGATGAACTGATGGCTGACATCACAGAACAACAGGAGGTGGCCCAGCAGATCTCAGATGCCATTTCTCGGCCTGTGGGCTTTGGAGATGACGTGGATGAG GATGAACTGTTGGAGGAGCTAGAGGAGCTGGAGCAGGAGGAATTGGCCCGAGAGTTGTTACACGTGGGTGACGAGGAGGAGGAGCCCCCGGTCGCACTGCCCAGTGCACCCTCTACACATCTGCCTGCGGAGCCAG CTCCCAAAGCGGATGAAGATGAAGCGGAACTAAAGCAGCTGGCTGAGTGGGTGTCCTGA
- the MDP1 gene encoding magnesium-dependent phosphatase 1 isoform X3, which produces MARLPKLAVFDLDYTLWPFWVDTHVDPPFHKNSDGTVRDRRGQSIQLYPEVPEVLERLRGLGVPIAAASRTGEVEGANQLLELFDLVRYFVHREIYPGSKVTHFERLQRKTGVPFSQMIFFDDEKRNIVDVLPAFMSSME; this is translated from the exons ATGGCGCGACTCCCCAAACTCGCAGTCTTCGATCTAG ATTACACGCTCTGGCCGTTCTGGGTGGACACGCACGTAGACCCCCCGTTCCACAAGAACAG TGACGGAACTGTACGAGATAGGCGGGGCCAGAGCATCCAACTGTACCCTGAGGTGCCTGAGGTCCTGGAACGATTGCGGGGCCTGGGAGTACCCATCGCGGCCGCTTCACG GACAGGTGAGGTTGAAGGAGCCAACCAGCTGCTGGAGCTCTTTGACCTTGTCAGATACTTTGTTCATCGGGAAATCTATCCAGGCAGCAAAGTCACGCACTTTGAGAG GTTGCAGCGGAAGACTGGAGTTCCTTTCTCTCAGATGATCTTCTTTGATGATGAGAAGAGGAACATCGTAGAT gtGTTACCTGCATTCATGTCCAGCATGGAATGA
- the TSSK4 gene encoding testis-specific serine/threonine-protein kinase 4 isoform X1: protein MGKGDMEAPPTSAYRSVMEEYGYEVGKVIGNGSYGTVYEAYYTKQKVMVAVKIISKKKASEDYLNKFLPREIQVMKVLRHKYLINFYQAIETTSRVYIILELAQGGDVLEWIQRYGACSEPLAGKWFSQLTLGIAYLHSKGIVHRLSAAGRDLKLENLLLDKRENVKISDFGFAKMVPSNQSVRNSPSYRQMNCFSHLSQTYCGSFAYACPEILLGLPYNPFLSDTWSMGVILYTLVVARLPFDDTNLKKLLKETQKEVTFPPNYAISQECKNLILQTLRQAPKRATILDIIKDPWVLKFQPEQPTHEIRLLEAMCQPPSTTNRHQSLEIST from the exons ATGGGGAAGGGAGACATGGAAGCACCACCCACCTCGGCCTACCGCTCTGTCATGGAGGAGTATGGTTACGAAGTGGGCAAAGTCATTGGCAATGGCTCCTACGGGACAGTGTATGAGGCTTACTACACAAAGCAGAAGGTCATGGTGGCCGTCAAGATCATCTCGAAGAAGAAGGCCTCTGAGGACTATCTTAACAAGTTCCTGCCCCGTGAGATACAG GTGATGAAGGTCCTGCGGCACAAGTATCTCATCAACTTCTATCAGGCCATCGAGACCACATCCCGGGTCTACATCATTCTGGAGCTGGCTCAGGGTGGTGACGTTCTTGAGTGGATCCAGCGCTACGGGGCCTGCTCTGAGCCCCTTGCTGGAAAGTGGTTCTCCCAGCTGACCCTGGGCATCGCCTACCTGCACAGCAAAGGCATCGTGCACCG CCTTTCTGCTGCTGGTAGGGACTTAAAGTTGGAGAACCTGCTGCTGGACAAGCGGGAGAACGTGAAGATATCGGACTTTGGCTTCGCCAAGATGGTGCCTTCCAACCAGTCTGTGCGGAATAGCCCTTCCTACCGCCAAATGAACTGCTTCAGCCACCTCAGCCAGACCTACTGTGGCAGCTTTGCTTATGCCTGCCCAGAGATCTTGCTAGGCTTGCCCTACAACCCCTTCCTGTCTGACACCTGGAGCATGGGCGTCATCCTCTACACTCTGGTGGTCGCCCGTCTACCCTTTGATGACACCAATCTCAAGAAGCTGCTGAAAGAGACTCAGAAGGAGGTCACTTTTCCACCTAACTATGCCATCTCCCAGGAGTGCAAG AACCTGATCCTCCAGACGCTACGCCAAGCCCCCAAGCGTGCCACCATCCTGGACATCATCAAGGATCCCTGGGTGCTGAAGTTCCAGCCTGAGCAACCCACCCATGAGATCAGGCTACTCGAGGCCATGTGCCAGCCCCCCAGCACCACTAATCGTCACCAGTCCTTGGAAATCAGTACCTGA
- the TSSK4 gene encoding testis-specific serine/threonine-protein kinase 4 isoform X3 encodes MLQQKIGEVMKVLRHKYLINFYQAIETTSRVYIILELAQGGDVLEWIQRYGACSEPLAGKWFSQLTLGIAYLHSKGIVHRLSAAGRDLKLENLLLDKRENVKISDFGFAKMVPSNQSVRNSPSYRQMNCFSHLSQTYCGSFAYACPEILLGLPYNPFLSDTWSMGVILYTLVVARLPFDDTNLKKLLKETQKEVTFPPNYAISQECKNLILQTLRQAPKRATILDIIKDPWVLKFQPEQPTHEIRLLEAMCQPPSTTNRHQSLEIST; translated from the exons ATGTTACAACAGAAAATTGGAGAG GTGATGAAGGTCCTGCGGCACAAGTATCTCATCAACTTCTATCAGGCCATCGAGACCACATCCCGGGTCTACATCATTCTGGAGCTGGCTCAGGGTGGTGACGTTCTTGAGTGGATCCAGCGCTACGGGGCCTGCTCTGAGCCCCTTGCTGGAAAGTGGTTCTCCCAGCTGACCCTGGGCATCGCCTACCTGCACAGCAAAGGCATCGTGCACCG CCTTTCTGCTGCTGGTAGGGACTTAAAGTTGGAGAACCTGCTGCTGGACAAGCGGGAGAACGTGAAGATATCGGACTTTGGCTTCGCCAAGATGGTGCCTTCCAACCAGTCTGTGCGGAATAGCCCTTCCTACCGCCAAATGAACTGCTTCAGCCACCTCAGCCAGACCTACTGTGGCAGCTTTGCTTATGCCTGCCCAGAGATCTTGCTAGGCTTGCCCTACAACCCCTTCCTGTCTGACACCTGGAGCATGGGCGTCATCCTCTACACTCTGGTGGTCGCCCGTCTACCCTTTGATGACACCAATCTCAAGAAGCTGCTGAAAGAGACTCAGAAGGAGGTCACTTTTCCACCTAACTATGCCATCTCCCAGGAGTGCAAG AACCTGATCCTCCAGACGCTACGCCAAGCCCCCAAGCGTGCCACCATCCTGGACATCATCAAGGATCCCTGGGTGCTGAAGTTCCAGCCTGAGCAACCCACCCATGAGATCAGGCTACTCGAGGCCATGTGCCAGCCCCCCAGCACCACTAATCGTCACCAGTCCTTGGAAATCAGTACCTGA
- the TSSK4 gene encoding testis-specific serine/threonine-protein kinase 4 has product MGKGDMEAPPTSAYRSVMEEYGYEVGKVIGNGSYGTVYEAYYTKQKVMVAVKIISKKKASEDYLNKFLPREIQVMKVLRHKYLINFYQAIETTSRVYIILELAQGGDVLEWIQRYGACSEPLAGKWFSQLTLGIAYLHSKGIVHRDLKLENLLLDKRENVKISDFGFAKMVPSNQSVRNSPSYRQMNCFSHLSQTYCGSFAYACPEILLGLPYNPFLSDTWSMGVILYTLVVARLPFDDTNLKKLLKETQKEVTFPPNYAISQECKNLILQTLRQAPKRATILDIIKDPWVLKFQPEQPTHEIRLLEAMCQPPSTTNRHQSLEIST; this is encoded by the exons ATGGGGAAGGGAGACATGGAAGCACCACCCACCTCGGCCTACCGCTCTGTCATGGAGGAGTATGGTTACGAAGTGGGCAAAGTCATTGGCAATGGCTCCTACGGGACAGTGTATGAGGCTTACTACACAAAGCAGAAGGTCATGGTGGCCGTCAAGATCATCTCGAAGAAGAAGGCCTCTGAGGACTATCTTAACAAGTTCCTGCCCCGTGAGATACAG GTGATGAAGGTCCTGCGGCACAAGTATCTCATCAACTTCTATCAGGCCATCGAGACCACATCCCGGGTCTACATCATTCTGGAGCTGGCTCAGGGTGGTGACGTTCTTGAGTGGATCCAGCGCTACGGGGCCTGCTCTGAGCCCCTTGCTGGAAAGTGGTTCTCCCAGCTGACCCTGGGCATCGCCTACCTGCACAGCAAAGGCATCGTGCACCG GGACTTAAAGTTGGAGAACCTGCTGCTGGACAAGCGGGAGAACGTGAAGATATCGGACTTTGGCTTCGCCAAGATGGTGCCTTCCAACCAGTCTGTGCGGAATAGCCCTTCCTACCGCCAAATGAACTGCTTCAGCCACCTCAGCCAGACCTACTGTGGCAGCTTTGCTTATGCCTGCCCAGAGATCTTGCTAGGCTTGCCCTACAACCCCTTCCTGTCTGACACCTGGAGCATGGGCGTCATCCTCTACACTCTGGTGGTCGCCCGTCTACCCTTTGATGACACCAATCTCAAGAAGCTGCTGAAAGAGACTCAGAAGGAGGTCACTTTTCCACCTAACTATGCCATCTCCCAGGAGTGCAAG AACCTGATCCTCCAGACGCTACGCCAAGCCCCCAAGCGTGCCACCATCCTGGACATCATCAAGGATCCCTGGGTGCTGAAGTTCCAGCCTGAGCAACCCACCCATGAGATCAGGCTACTCGAGGCCATGTGCCAGCCCCCCAGCACCACTAATCGTCACCAGTCCTTGGAAATCAGTACCTGA
- the NEDD8 gene encoding ubiquitin-like protein NEDD8, whose translation MLIKVKTLTGKEIEIDIEPTDKVERIKERVEEKEGIPPQQQRLIYSGKQMNDEKTAADYKILGGSVLHLVLALRGGGGLRQ comes from the exons ATGCTAATTAAAGTGAAG ACGCTGACCGGAaaggagattgagattgacattgAACCCACGGACAAG GTGGAACGAATTAAGGAGCGTgtggaggagaaagagggaaTTCCACCACAGCAGCAGCGGCTCATCTACAGTGGCAAACAGAT GAATGATGAGAAGACAGCAGCTGATTACAAGATATTAGGTGGTTCAGTCCTCCATCTGGTGTTGGCTCTGAGAGGAGGAGGTGGTCTTAGGCAGTGA
- the MDP1 gene encoding magnesium-dependent phosphatase 1 isoform 2 (isoform 2 is encoded by transcript variant 2) yields the protein MARLPKLAVFDLDYTLWPFWVDTHVDPPFHKNRTGEVEGANQLLELFDLVRYFVHREIYPGSKVTHFERLQRKTGVPFSQMIFFDDEKRNIVDVSKLGVTCIHVQHGMSLQTLTQGLDAFTKAQAGL from the exons ATGGCGCGACTCCCCAAACTCGCAGTCTTCGATCTAG ATTACACGCTCTGGCCGTTCTGGGTGGACACGCACGTAGACCCCCCGTTCCACAAGAACAG GACAGGTGAGGTTGAAGGAGCCAACCAGCTGCTGGAGCTCTTTGACCTTGTCAGATACTTTGTTCATCGGGAAATCTATCCAGGCAGCAAAGTCACGCACTTTGAGAG GTTGCAGCGGAAGACTGGAGTTCCTTTCTCTCAGATGATCTTCTTTGATGATGAGAAGAGGAACATCGTAGATGTCAGCAAATTGG gtGTTACCTGCATTCATGTCCAGCATGGAATGAGCCTTCAAACCCTAACTCAAGGATTAGATGCATTCACAAAGGCCCAAGCTGGACTCTGA
- the MDP1 gene encoding magnesium-dependent phosphatase 1 isoform 1 (isoform 1 is encoded by transcript variant 1): protein MARLPKLAVFDLDYTLWPFWVDTHVDPPFHKNSDGTVRDRRGQSIQLYPEVPEVLERLRGLGVPIAAASRTGEVEGANQLLELFDLVRYFVHREIYPGSKVTHFERLQRKTGVPFSQMIFFDDEKRNIVDVSKLGVTCIHVQHGMSLQTLTQGLDAFTKAQAGL from the exons ATGGCGCGACTCCCCAAACTCGCAGTCTTCGATCTAG ATTACACGCTCTGGCCGTTCTGGGTGGACACGCACGTAGACCCCCCGTTCCACAAGAACAG TGACGGAACTGTACGAGATAGGCGGGGCCAGAGCATCCAACTGTACCCTGAGGTGCCTGAGGTCCTGGAACGATTGCGGGGCCTGGGAGTACCCATCGCGGCCGCTTCACG GACAGGTGAGGTTGAAGGAGCCAACCAGCTGCTGGAGCTCTTTGACCTTGTCAGATACTTTGTTCATCGGGAAATCTATCCAGGCAGCAAAGTCACGCACTTTGAGAG GTTGCAGCGGAAGACTGGAGTTCCTTTCTCTCAGATGATCTTCTTTGATGATGAGAAGAGGAACATCGTAGATGTCAGCAAATTGG gtGTTACCTGCATTCATGTCCAGCATGGAATGAGCCTTCAAACCCTAACTCAAGGATTAGATGCATTCACAAAGGCCCAAGCTGGACTCTGA